A single Streptomyces mirabilis DNA region contains:
- a CDS encoding XdhC family protein, with protein sequence MLDIAEELHRWVEQGRDFAVATVVAVSGSAPRRPGAALAVDSDGTAIGSVSGGCVEGAVYELCRQALQDGESVLERFGYSDEDAFAVGLTCGGIIDILVTPVRAGDPARPVFGSALAAAAKGEAAAVARIVGGPAELRGRALLVRPDGSYEGGFGAHPELDRTVVGEAGAFLDAGRTGTLEIGEQGSRCGAPLTVLVESSVPPPRMIVFGAIDFASALVRMGKFLGYRVTVCDARPVFATTTRFPDADEIVVEWPHKYLERTETDARTVLCVLTHDAKFDVPLLRLALRLPVAYVGAMGSRRTHLDRNDRLREVGVTELELARLRSPIGLDLGARTPEETALSIASEIVANRRGGSGVSLTGAHTPIHHDATSVPARRIGSVA encoded by the coding sequence ATGCTGGACATCGCCGAAGAGCTGCACCGGTGGGTCGAGCAGGGACGCGACTTCGCCGTGGCCACCGTGGTGGCCGTCAGCGGCAGCGCGCCCCGCCGGCCCGGCGCCGCACTCGCCGTCGACTCCGACGGCACGGCGATCGGCTCGGTCTCCGGCGGGTGCGTGGAGGGCGCGGTCTACGAACTGTGCCGGCAGGCGCTCCAGGACGGCGAGAGCGTCCTGGAGCGCTTCGGATACAGCGACGAGGACGCCTTCGCCGTCGGTCTGACCTGCGGCGGCATCATCGACATCCTCGTCACGCCGGTCCGGGCGGGCGACCCCGCCCGGCCGGTGTTCGGCTCCGCGCTGGCCGCCGCCGCGAAAGGGGAGGCGGCGGCGGTCGCGCGGATCGTCGGCGGTCCCGCCGAACTGCGGGGCCGGGCGCTGCTCGTCCGCCCCGACGGCTCGTACGAGGGTGGCTTCGGCGCCCATCCCGAGCTGGACCGCACGGTGGTCGGCGAGGCGGGCGCCTTCCTGGACGCGGGCCGCACCGGCACCCTGGAGATCGGAGAGCAGGGCTCTCGTTGCGGAGCGCCGCTCACGGTTCTGGTCGAGTCGTCCGTGCCGCCCCCGCGCATGATCGTGTTCGGGGCGATCGACTTCGCGTCGGCGCTGGTCCGTATGGGCAAGTTCCTGGGGTACCGCGTCACGGTGTGCGACGCCCGCCCGGTCTTCGCGACCACCACCCGCTTCCCCGACGCCGACGAGATCGTCGTCGAGTGGCCCCACAAGTACCTGGAGCGCACGGAGACGGACGCGCGGACCGTCCTGTGCGTCCTCACCCACGACGCCAAGTTCGACGTACCGCTGCTGCGGCTCGCGCTGCGGCTTCCGGTCGCGTACGTCGGCGCGATGGGCTCCCGCCGCACACACCTGGACCGCAACGACCGTCTGCGCGAAGTAGGCGTCACCGAACTGGAGTTGGCGCGCCTCAGATCCCCCATCGGCCTCGACCTGGGCGCCCGCACCCCCGAGGAGACGGCCCTGTCCATCGCCTCGGAGATCGTGGCCAACCGGCGCGGGGGGAGCGGGGTGTCGCTCACCGGGGCACACACGCCGATCCACCACGACGCGACGTCGGTTCCGGCACGGCGGATCGGGTCGGTGGCCTGA
- a CDS encoding NCS2 family permease encodes MTQQSVEPRTVADDAGAGTRVPAGRSWLDRYFHISQRGSTIAREVRGGVTTFMAMAYILLLNPLILSGKDAAGHTLGQNALITATAFAAAFSTLLMGFFGKVPLALAAGLSVSGVLSSQVAPQMTWPQAMGMCVIYGVVIMLLVVTGLREMIMNAIPLALKHAITMGIGLFVALIGFYKAGFVHQGKSTPVTLGPAGELAGWPVLLFAATLLAIFMLQARGIPGAILIGIVGGTVLAVILNALGVIAPKQWASGAPELHGSAVSMPDFSLFGKVEFGGWGDVGVMTVGMIVFTLVLAGFFDAMATIIGVGTEAKLADAQGRMPGLSKALFIDGAGGAVGGVAGASGQTVFVESATGVGEGARTGLSSVVTGLFFAACLFFTPLTAIVPGEVAAAALVVIGAMMMMNARHVDWADRATAIPVFLTVVVMPFTYSITAGVAAGVLSYVAIKIAQGKAREIGAFMWGLTAIFLVFFALNPIESWMGVH; translated from the coding sequence ATGACCCAGCAGTCAGTGGAGCCCAGGACCGTCGCCGACGACGCGGGTGCGGGAACCCGCGTCCCGGCCGGGCGGTCCTGGCTCGACCGTTACTTCCACATATCCCAGCGGGGATCCACGATCGCGCGTGAGGTGCGCGGCGGCGTCACCACCTTCATGGCGATGGCGTACATCCTCCTGCTCAACCCCCTGATCCTGTCCGGCAAGGACGCGGCGGGGCACACACTCGGCCAGAACGCGCTGATCACCGCGACGGCGTTCGCGGCGGCCTTCAGTACGCTCCTGATGGGCTTCTTCGGCAAGGTGCCCCTGGCACTCGCCGCCGGACTCTCCGTCTCCGGAGTGCTCTCCTCGCAGGTCGCCCCGCAGATGACCTGGCCGCAGGCCATGGGCATGTGTGTGATCTACGGAGTGGTCATCATGCTCCTGGTCGTCACCGGCCTGCGCGAGATGATCATGAACGCGATCCCGCTGGCGCTGAAGCACGCCATCACCATGGGCATCGGCCTGTTCGTCGCGCTGATCGGCTTCTACAAGGCCGGATTCGTGCACCAGGGGAAGTCCACCCCGGTCACCCTCGGCCCGGCCGGTGAACTCGCCGGCTGGCCGGTCCTGCTCTTCGCCGCCACGCTGCTCGCCATCTTCATGCTCCAGGCGCGCGGCATCCCCGGCGCGATCCTGATCGGCATCGTCGGCGGCACCGTACTCGCCGTGATCCTCAACGCCCTCGGCGTCATCGCCCCCAAGCAGTGGGCGAGCGGCGCCCCCGAACTGCACGGCAGCGCCGTCTCGATGCCGGACTTCTCACTCTTCGGCAAGGTCGAGTTCGGTGGCTGGGGCGACGTCGGAGTGATGACGGTCGGCATGATCGTCTTCACGCTGGTCCTCGCCGGGTTCTTCGACGCGATGGCCACCATCATCGGCGTCGGCACGGAGGCCAAGCTCGCCGACGCGCAGGGCCGGATGCCGGGTCTGTCCAAGGCGCTGTTCATCGACGGCGCGGGCGGAGCGGTCGGCGGGGTCGCGGGCGCGTCGGGCCAGACGGTCTTCGTCGAATCGGCGACCGGGGTCGGCGAGGGCGCCCGTACGGGCCTCTCGTCCGTCGTCACGGGTCTGTTCTTCGCGGCCTGTCTCTTCTTCACCCCGCTGACGGCGATCGTCCCCGGCGAGGTCGCGGCGGCGGCACTGGTGGTCATCGGCGCCATGATGATGATGAACGCCCGCCACGTGGACTGGGCCGACCGCGCCACCGCGATCCCGGTCTTCCTGACCGTCGTCGTGATGCCGTTCACGTACTCCATCACCGCGGGCGTCGCGGCCGGAGTGCTGTCGTACGTCGCCATCAAGATCGCCCAGGGCAAGGCCCGGGAGATCGGGGCGTTCATGTGGGGCCTGACGGCGATCTTCCTCGTCTTCTTCGCCCTGAATCCGATCGAGAGCTGGATGGGCGTGCACTGA